The window CATAGAACAAGAGACTATAATTGGGTCACTGtccaaagaaaatcataattattTGTCAATAGAATCATGCACAAGTCTGACTATTCCTCATGTGAagcattttaataaaaaatatacctaAGATAATACTAATCTGACAACAGAAACTGCTTATTTTGCTGAAGCGTTTGGTTCATCAAACCTCTTAGTTTTCTTATTATGTTTACTGCATTGCAGTTTCCTTTTCAAGCACATCAGAAAATTTCAACACAAAACCCCAAATGATACAAAGGACTCGACTCAATATAAAGGACAAGTTGAGTCAACAACTAGAATTTGACTTGATTTCCAAACCCGAAAATAGACTCAAAATCTCAATGTATTTGGTTAGGTATAACCTTACACCTTTACGTCAGCATAGCGTGTTCTCTGCTGTAGTGCTGAAAGCAACTATCTTCGCTACTTGAGGCTAGTTCATACCTCAAAACACAAAGGCCTGCCTATATTTGGATTGTTAAATCTTGTATTTGCTGGTTTAATTGGTGATTTGAGGGAGATTTTGCAGGTGACAATAGAAAGAGATATTaatgctcttaatttaactaCAGATATTTTCTTATACAGAGTTCAATGATGCAAAAGATCCATATGGATGATCATGAATTGTTTGAACATCATGGCTTCTGTTATTATTTTGGTCATTTGCACATGCTGGTTTTATTGTCAAATTCTCACTGATATaggctttttttttcttcattaatgATATGTAGCTGAcgcaacatataatttttttaactgtAGTTGAAGTTATTTACATGAGCAGTCTTTCTCATAAATTAATTTCCTTTATCAGcaaagaaccaaataaactaGTAGCATTTCTTGATTGAGGCAGTTTTCTTATCTCTTTATTCATTTTTCAGAATATTTATTGCCTTTCTCTGGTCTTCCAGCTATGTTGTATTTTTTTGTCaagttgctcatcatcatcaacaatgcCTTTTTTAGCATGTTGAACCTCACAAATTACTGTTGTTAATTAATTCAACAGTATCTTTTCTACTTACCAGTCTTGCAAGACTTATAACTAGATCATCTCTCTACATTCTTGATGAAATGGATCAATTATTCTGGAAGTGCTCATTTGAAATGTTCCAGGTTTTAGTTATAGGACATTGCTGAAACTGATGTTAGAGAAAACATTATGCATCTTCCTGTTATTCTGAATTCTTTAGTACCATTTGCAAGTTGTTGATGTTCAACCTACAAGTATAAACATGAGTATCGTCTGTATACGATCAACATGGTAAATGCCTTTGCCACTCTTATGCAGCATATTTGATGAAGATACATTTGATATGGTTTTTAAATTGCTACAGGGATATAGGATGATTGGTAGTGTATGAATGCACCAACTACAATCGAAAAATAAGTGGAAGATTGTGTTTGTGTGCTGTTGTTATATGATGCCATTATTTCAGTGGTGGAGAATTGCTTGGATGTGAGCATGATAATAAGTAACTAATCATAGGTACTCTTTATCAACTCTCAAACACCATTTAGAGACTTATCTCTGAAAGAAATGGCTGATTGGAACTGAATGCATGTGGATTAACATGAGTGGTAAAGGAATGTTGTCGAAAGTTTTCAACATCCTTGATTTGAAGTAGAAGAGGAATTTGGACTTGGAGAGGGCAGAAATAAGATTACTTTTCTGTATTTTTCTGCAAACGGTACAGGATACTGCCTCAAAAGACTAATGTTTTCGGTGCAGAAGAGGCTCGTGTGCCTTCTCTCTTGTAACAAGTCCAACATTCATCTTTCCTCCTATCAACTCTGCAGTCTGTTTAGCTTTTCCACTGCCGAAGAGCACAGTTTAAATCATAGATCCAACTTTACGTTGGTCGACCCCCTTGAGTCATGTGAACTTTCCTCAAAAGAGGCTGCAAAAAGGGCCAAGGATGGCATctgtgaaaaagaactttcaagttCAAGTCTTTCCATTGAGTTCTTCAAGCAGAGCGGTTGGACTGATGCACAAGTCGTGAAGCTTATGCAGAAGCATACCAGGTTTCTACGTGCTAACTTAGAGACTGTCCTGAAGCCGAAGATAAGATCTTtgcaggacatgggattttctgacACTGAAATAGTTCAGCTGGTTTCATCATGTCTGGGTCTGCTCCATTTTCGTGATATCCAACCAAGGATCAACTTCTGGAGGTCACTTCTTGGTTCTAATGAGAGGTTAATTAAGGCCTGCAGGAggaacatgtttctccttacttctAGCTTGGCTCAAAAGATTGAGCCCAATATATCTCTCTTGAGGGAATGTGGCATCAGTGAGCAAAACATCGCGCAGATGGTAGTGAGACTACCAAGTTTTTTATGTCATACAGAAAAATGTATCAAGGAAGCGATCAAACATGTTGAGGAGTTGGGTGTGTCACGTGACTGTAAAACGTTCCCTCGTGCACTTTTAACAGTCGTGACCCTGAGCAGGTCCAGGCTTGATGCTACCTTTGCAACCCTGATCAGCTATGGGTGGTCCCAACCAGATTGCGTTGCTGCATTCAGGAAGCATCCATCCATTTGGTCTTTGTCAAAGAAGACCTTATGTGACAAGATGACATTCCTGATGAAGGAAGCTGGTTGTGAGCTGACATATATCATTTGCCGTCCGGTGCTTCTTACATAtagcttggagaagaggttgaGACCTCGATATGAAGTTCTGAATTTTCTTGATCAGAATAAATTGCTGGATAAAGGACATGACCTGCTATCTGTCATCCTGCTATCTGAAGAGAAGTTCAGAAACAAATTCCTTTTCGTGCTACGCAAGGAGAAATTTATTGCTCGATATGATTCCTATGTTGCTGCTGTGCGTGGAAAGCACCACGTTGTTGTGGAAAACTAGGATTGCAAGTGCTTCCTCGAGACAAAAGTGTAAACCTAATGCATGCTGACCGAAACTTAATCATTTTACATTTGTGACAATTTAAATTCTCCAAGAGTTTATTAGAGTAGAACTTCCATGTTGATTTTTGGGATTTTTCCTCTATTTATCTTTTTCTACAACCAAAGAATGCTGATTCATATATGCTGATGTCCTAGAAAGTTGAGTTTGGGGGAAGTCAATTACTTAGGAAAGGTAACAAAAATATCAAGCTTTTGTGTTATGTTTTTACCGTATCTAGCCAATTCACATACTTATTATTGAATTTGAGTTATGTTGTTGGTTGCATGGTATGTAATTTCAAATGATATTGCTTGTATCGAGCGGTACCTATCGGTCTGACAATATATCGATATGTGGACCGTTCGCTATCGAACGAAtcatgctacagtgctacagtaatataCTTTAGTAGTTCTATGGTAAGAGGAAATCGTGCAGTAAACCTTGGTGTACCATACGATACGTGATACGTCTGTgttgtaccgtaccgagcaaaccTTGAAACATCGATATATGATATGATATTGCATATCTTGGTTGATTGTATCTAATTTTTTATAGTAACATTTTAATTGTATTAAGATTATAGTAACATTTTAATTGTATTAAGAGATCAATTAGATCACATATATATCTCCTATTAAGTAAGCTATTTTATTCTTGTGAAGTTAACGAAAAA of the Musa acuminata AAA Group cultivar baxijiao chromosome BXJ2-10, Cavendish_Baxijiao_AAA, whole genome shotgun sequence genome contains:
- the LOC135581272 gene encoding uncharacterized protein LOC135581272; translated protein: MFSVQKRLVCLLSCNKSNIHLSSYQLCSLFSFSTAEEHSLNHRSNFTLVDPLESCELSSKEAAKRAKDGICEKELSSSSLSIEFFKQSGWTDAQVVKLMQKHTRFLRANLETVLKPKIRSLQDMGFSDTEIVQLVSSCLGLLHFRDIQPRINFWRSLLGSNERLIKACRRNMFLLTSSLAQKIEPNISLLRECGISEQNIAQMVVRLPSFLCHTEKCIKEAIKHVEELGVSRDCKTFPRALLTVVTLSRSRLDATFATLISYGWSQPDCVAAFRKHPSIWSLSKKTLCDKMTFLMKEAGCELTYIICRPVLLTYSLEKRLRPRYEVLNFLDQNKLLDKGHDLLSVILLSEEKFRNKFLFVLRKEKFIARYDSYVAAVRGKHHVVVEN